In Mangifera indica cultivar Alphonso chromosome 1, CATAS_Mindica_2.1, whole genome shotgun sequence, a single genomic region encodes these proteins:
- the LOC123216585 gene encoding uncharacterized protein LOC123216585 isoform X2, whose amino-acid sequence MSTTTKNDSGCFSCILRRLFCQGSQQTYPSDQVAEPEEAEFNKQPKKASKPEAQILTQGAPGIVARLMGLDSLPEASWDRKENALDSVTRSKSVNFMDYLLQLDLAQAHQHRRVRTSVSFREVPTLLHKQNPELHALYLDEVHEKKKRESKVRKTDEDFGELKQKKEETCENKKERMAMKKKEKQSNSKKISKFIDEPRRVSVKRNCNSKTYGESGASVKKKNSVKRMNQSEVLAKSKVSKSKNRQSVEAAECSSENSSPISVLDVNEFAIYDDYSLSDPRCVDLNFKRRSSSKTMYSDCLSANSKLIDDLKLRVVKKKDYESINYQITEYYKEMVAGLCHITEESIMQSNWMLKSEEFEEICMQIGQHILDSLLQQVVDELVGFNTAIFAL is encoded by the exons ATGTCTACCACAACAAAAAATGATTCTGGGTGTTTCTCTTGCATTTTACGCCGCCTTTTTTGCCAGGGTAGTCAACAGACATACCCATCTGATCAGGTTGCGGAGCCAGAGGAAGCTGAGTTCAATAAGCAGCCAAAGAAAGCGTCAAAACCTGAGGCCCAAATTCTAACTCAAGGGGCTCCAGGAATAGTGGCAAGACTAATGGGTCTAGACTCCTTGCCAGAAGCTAGCTGGGATCGGAAAGAAAATGCCCTGGATTCAGTTACTCGAAGTAAGTCAGTCAATTTTATGGATTATTTGTTGCAGTTGGATTTAGCTCAAGCTCATCAGCATCGCAGAGTGAGAACATCTGTGTCCTTTCGTGAAGTACCAACATTGTTGCATAAACAAAATCCTGAGTTACATGCTCTTTACTTGGATGAAGTACATGAAAAGAAGAAGAGGGAGTCAAAAGTGAGAAAAACTGATGAAGATTTTGGAGAGCTGaaacagaagaaagaagagacaTGTGAGAACAAAAAAGAGAGAATGGCtatgaagaagaaggagaaacaAAGCAACAGCAAGAAAATTTCCAAGTTCATAGATGAACCCAGGAGAGTTTCTGTCAAACGTAATTGCAACAGTAAGACATATGGAGAATCCGGTGCATCTGTAAAGAAGAAAAACTCAGTGAAGCGGATGAATCAAAGTGAAGTATTGGCTAAATCAAAAGTCAGTAAGAGTAAAAATCGGCAGTCAGTTGAGGCAGCTGAATGTAGTTCAGAAAATTCAAGTCCTATCTCTGTTCTTGATGTCAATGAATTTGCAATCTATGATGACTATTCATTATCAG ATCCTAGGTGTGTGGATTTGAATTTTAAGAGGAGATCTTCATCAAAGACCATGTACTCTGACTGCCTCTCTGCAAATTCCAAGCTAATTGATGATCTCAAGCTAAGAGTTGTCAAGAAAAAGGACTATGAGTCGATAAATTATCAGATCACCGAATATTACAAGGAAATGGTGGCCGGGCTTTGCCATATTACAGAAGAATCTATAATGCAGTCGAATTGGATGCTCAAATctgaagaatttgaagaaatttgCATGCAAATTGGGCAGCACATCCTTGATTCTCTATTACAACAAGTTGTAGATGAACTTGTGGGATTTAATACAGCAATTTTTGCTCTGTAA
- the LOC123229876 gene encoding calcium-dependent protein kinase 13-like: MGNCCRSPAAVAREDVKPNFSGHDHSRRDSHANKKQPITVLHGVPKENIEERYLVDRELGRGEFGVTYLCIERETRELLACKSISKRKLRTAVDIEDVRREVAIMKHLPKNASIVSLKEACEDDNAVHLVMELCEGGELFDRIVARGHYTERAAAAVTRTIVEVVQLCHKHGVIHRDLKPENFLFANKKESSPLKAIDFGLSIFFKPGERFSEIVGSPYYMAPEVLKRNYGPEIDIWSAGVILYILLCGVPPFWAESEQGVAQAILRGLIDFKRDPWPNISESAKNLVRQMLEPDPKLRLTAKQVLEHPWLQNAKKAPNIPLGDVVKSRLKQFSMMNRFKRKALRVIADFLSVEEVEDIREMFKKMDSDNDGIVSIEELKSGLRSFGSQLAESEVQMLIEAVDTNGKGTLDYGEFVAVSLHLQRMANDEHLHKAFSYFDEDGNGFIEPDELRDALMEDGADDCTDVANDIFQEVDTDKDGRISYDEFVAMMKTGTDWRKASRHYSRGRFNSLSMKLQKDGSLNLGSE; encoded by the exons ATGGGAAATTGCTGCAGATCTCCGGCAGCCGTTGCCAGAGAAGACGTTAAACCAAACTTTTCCGGTCACGATCACAGCCGCAGAGACTCACACGCCAACAAGAAGCAACCGATCACTGTGTTACACGGAGTTCCAAAAGAGAACATCGAAGAGAGGTATTTAGTGGACCGTGAACTGGGCCGCGGCGAGTTCGGCGTCACTTACCTCTGTATCGAGCGTGAAACGCGTGAATTGCTGGCGTGTAAGTCGATATCCAAGCGGAAATTGCGAACGGCCGTTGATATCGAAGACGTGAGGCGTGAAGTGGCAATAATGAAGCATTTGCCGAAGAATGCGAGTATTGTGAGCTTGAAGGAGGCGTGTGAGGACGACAATGCGGTGCACTTAGTAATGGAGTTGTGTGAGGGTGGGGAGCTTTTTGATCGGATTGTTGCAAGAGGCCATTATACGGAAAGAGCGGCAGCGGCGGTTACGAGAACGATTGTGGAGGTTGTGCAATTATGTCACAAGCATGGTGTGATTCATAGAGACTTGAAGCCTGAGAATTTTTTGTTCGCTAATAAGAAGGAGAGCTCGCCCTTGAAGGCTATTGATTTTGGACTCTCCATATTCTTCAAGCCTg GTGAGAGGTTTTCTGAAATTGTTGGGAGTCCATATTACATGGCTCCTGAGGTGCTCAAGCGAAACTATGGACCAGAAATTGATATATGGAGTGCAGGAGTTATCCTTTATATTTTGCTGTGTGGGGTTCCTCCATTTTGGGCTG AATCTGAACAAGGGGTCGCACAGGCTATTCTTCGGGGGCTAATAGACTTTAAAAGGGATCCGTGGCCAAATATATCAGAAAGTGCCAAGAATCTAGTCAGGCAAATGTTGGAGCCCGACCCAAAGCTTCGACTAACTGCGAAGCAAGTGCTTG AGCATCCATGGCTCCAAAATGCTAAAAAAGCTCCAAATATTCCTCTTGGAGATGTTGTCAAGTCTAGGCTCAAGCAGTTTTCGATGATGAATAGATTCAAAAGAAAAGCTCTCAGG GTTATTGCCGATTTCTTGTCCGTTGAGGAAGTCGAAGACATCAGAGAGATGTTCAAGAAGATGGACAGTGATAATGATGGAATTGTTTCAATTGAGGAGTTGAAATCTGGCCTTAGAAGTTTTGGTTCCCAGCTTGCAGAATCTGAAGTTCAGATGCTTATTGAAGCT GTAGATACTAATGGGAAAGGAACACTTGATTATGGTGAATTTGTTGCGGTTTCTCTCCATCTACAGAGAATGGCCAATGATGAGCATCTTCACAAGGCTTTTTCCTACTTTGACGAGGATGGTAATGGCTTCATTGAGCCAGATGAGCTACGTGATGCCTTGATGGAAGATGGAGCAGATGACTGTACTGATGTTGCAAATGACATCTTCCAGGAAGTAGACACAGATAAG GATGGGAGAATAAGCTATGATGAATTTGTGGCCATGATGAAAACTGGAACCGATTGGAGAAAGGCTTCTCGTCACTACTCAAGAGGAAGATTCAATAGTCTGAGCATGAAGTTGCAGAAAGATGGTTCTCTAAATTTGGGGAGTGAGTAG
- the LOC123216585 gene encoding uncharacterized protein LOC123216585 isoform X1: MSTTTKNDSGCFSCILRRLFCQGSQQTYPSDQVAEPEEAEFNKQPKKASKPEAQILTQGAPGIVARLMGLDSLPEASWDRKENALDSVTRSKSVNFMDYLLQLDLAQAHQHRRVRTSVSFREVPTLLHKQNPELHALYLDEVHEKKKRESKVRKTDEDFGELKQKKEETCENKKERMAMKKKEKQSNSKKISKFIDEPRRVSVKRNCNSKTYGESGASVKKKNSVKRMNQSEVLAKSKVSKSKNRQSVEAAECSSENSSPISVLDVNEFAIYDDYSLSEDPRCVDLNFKRRSSSKTMYSDCLSANSKLIDDLKLRVVKKKDYESINYQITEYYKEMVAGLCHITEESIMQSNWMLKSEEFEEICMQIGQHILDSLLQQVVDELVGFNTAIFAL, translated from the exons ATGTCTACCACAACAAAAAATGATTCTGGGTGTTTCTCTTGCATTTTACGCCGCCTTTTTTGCCAGGGTAGTCAACAGACATACCCATCTGATCAGGTTGCGGAGCCAGAGGAAGCTGAGTTCAATAAGCAGCCAAAGAAAGCGTCAAAACCTGAGGCCCAAATTCTAACTCAAGGGGCTCCAGGAATAGTGGCAAGACTAATGGGTCTAGACTCCTTGCCAGAAGCTAGCTGGGATCGGAAAGAAAATGCCCTGGATTCAGTTACTCGAAGTAAGTCAGTCAATTTTATGGATTATTTGTTGCAGTTGGATTTAGCTCAAGCTCATCAGCATCGCAGAGTGAGAACATCTGTGTCCTTTCGTGAAGTACCAACATTGTTGCATAAACAAAATCCTGAGTTACATGCTCTTTACTTGGATGAAGTACATGAAAAGAAGAAGAGGGAGTCAAAAGTGAGAAAAACTGATGAAGATTTTGGAGAGCTGaaacagaagaaagaagagacaTGTGAGAACAAAAAAGAGAGAATGGCtatgaagaagaaggagaaacaAAGCAACAGCAAGAAAATTTCCAAGTTCATAGATGAACCCAGGAGAGTTTCTGTCAAACGTAATTGCAACAGTAAGACATATGGAGAATCCGGTGCATCTGTAAAGAAGAAAAACTCAGTGAAGCGGATGAATCAAAGTGAAGTATTGGCTAAATCAAAAGTCAGTAAGAGTAAAAATCGGCAGTCAGTTGAGGCAGCTGAATGTAGTTCAGAAAATTCAAGTCCTATCTCTGTTCTTGATGTCAATGAATTTGCAATCTATGATGACTATTCATTATCAG AAGATCCTAGGTGTGTGGATTTGAATTTTAAGAGGAGATCTTCATCAAAGACCATGTACTCTGACTGCCTCTCTGCAAATTCCAAGCTAATTGATGATCTCAAGCTAAGAGTTGTCAAGAAAAAGGACTATGAGTCGATAAATTATCAGATCACCGAATATTACAAGGAAATGGTGGCCGGGCTTTGCCATATTACAGAAGAATCTATAATGCAGTCGAATTGGATGCTCAAATctgaagaatttgaagaaatttgCATGCAAATTGGGCAGCACATCCTTGATTCTCTATTACAACAAGTTGTAGATGAACTTGTGGGATTTAATACAGCAATTTTTGCTCTGTAA
- the LOC123216001 gene encoding trihelix transcription factor GT-3b-like, which yields MEGHHHPHHQHQQHPHPHPHISVNVDTSDRFPQWSVQETKEFLMIRAELDQTFMETKRNKLLWEVIATKMKEKGYNRSAEQCKCKWKNLYTRYKGCETAEPESLRQQFPFYNELQAILSARMQRMLWAEAEGAASGAKKKGAQLSSDDAEDNEDSEGEKGNPKKKLKKTSKGTGNTSGSGNNTNLKEILEDFMKQQMQMEMRWREAFEARENERRLREMEWRQTMEALENERIMMDQRWREREEQRRLREEARAEKRDALITALLNKLRREDM from the exons ATGGAGGGACAccatcatcctcatcatcaacatcaacaacatcctcatcctcatcctcataTCAGTGTTAACGTGGATACCAGTGATAGGTTTCCTCAATGGAGTGTTCAAGAAACGAAGGAGTTCTTGATGATCAGAGCAGAGTTAGATCAAACGTTTATGGAGACAAAGAGAAACAAGCTTTTATGGGAAGTTATCGCCACAAAGATGAAAGAAAAGGGTTATAACAGGAGTGCTGAACAGTGCAAGTGCAAGTGGAAAAACCTCTATACTCGATACAAG GGATGTGAAACGGCGGAACCTGAATCTTTGAGGCAGCAATTCCCATTTTACAATGAGCTGCAGGCGATTTTATCAGCTAGAATGCAAAGAATGTTATGGGCTGAAGCCGAAGGCGCAGCCAGCGGGGCGAAAAAGAAAGGGGCACAGCTATCTTCAGATGATGCTGAAGATAATGAAGATAGTGAAGGAGAGAAAGGTAACCCTAAGAAGAAACTAAAAAAGACAAGCAAAGGCACTGGAAATACCAGTGGTAGTGGAAACAACACTAATTTGAAAGAGATATTGGAGGATTTCATGAAGCAACAGATGCAAATGGAAATGCGATGGCGAGAAGCATTCGAAGCAAGAGAGAATGAGAGGAGGTTAAGGGAGATGGAGTGGCGACAAACAATGGAAGCATTGGAAAACGAGAGGATAATGATGGATCAGAGgtggagagaaagagaagaacaAAGAAGGTTGAGAGAAGAGGCTAGGGCTGAGAAGAGAGATGCTCTTATCACAGCACTTCTAAACAAGCTTAGAAGAGAAGACATGTAG